A part of Tardiphaga sp. vice304 genomic DNA contains:
- a CDS encoding alpha/beta fold hydrolase, protein MSRVKTSLLDVAYEQSGPANGVPAILLHGFPYDIRGYDDAVALLNAAGIRTIVPYLRGYGPTRFLTDATLRSGQQAALGQDLLDLIDALRIEKAVLAGYDWGGRAACVVSALWPERVHGLVSCTGYNIQDIPNSARPADPAQEARMWYVWYFHTERGRNGLTQNRAALAKLLWKMWSPSWAFDDATFDRSADAFDNDEFVDVVIHSYTHRTGSVAGDERYAAIEAQLAAQPAIDVPTIVLHGADDNVTPVGGSENHGRHFTADYQRRVLPGVGHNAPQESPKAFAEAVMAFYRK, encoded by the coding sequence CTGTCCCGCGTGAAAACCTCGCTGCTCGATGTCGCTTATGAGCAGTCCGGCCCGGCGAATGGCGTGCCTGCCATCCTGCTGCACGGCTTTCCCTATGACATCCGCGGCTATGACGACGCGGTGGCGCTGCTCAATGCCGCGGGCATCCGGACCATCGTGCCGTATCTCCGCGGCTATGGCCCGACGCGGTTTCTGACCGACGCCACCCTGCGCTCCGGGCAGCAGGCCGCGCTCGGCCAGGACCTGCTGGATCTGATCGACGCGCTACGGATCGAGAAGGCCGTGCTCGCCGGCTACGACTGGGGCGGCCGTGCCGCCTGCGTCGTGTCGGCGCTGTGGCCGGAGCGCGTGCATGGGCTGGTGAGTTGCACCGGCTACAACATCCAGGACATTCCGAACTCGGCCCGCCCGGCCGATCCCGCCCAGGAAGCGCGGATGTGGTACGTCTGGTATTTCCACACCGAACGCGGCCGCAACGGGCTGACGCAGAACCGCGCGGCGCTGGCGAAGCTATTGTGGAAAATGTGGTCGCCGTCGTGGGCGTTCGACGACGCCACGTTCGATCGCTCGGCGGACGCCTTCGACAATGACGAGTTCGTCGATGTGGTGATCCACTCCTACACGCACCGCACCGGCAGCGTCGCCGGCGATGAGCGCTATGCCGCGATCGAGGCGCAACTTGCGGCGCAACCGGCGATCGACGTGCCAACCATCGTGCTGCACGGCGCCGACGACAACGTCACGCCGGTCGGCGGATCGGAGAATCACGGCCGGCATTTCACGGCGGATTATCAGCGCCGCGTGCTGCCCGGCGTCGGTCACAACGCGCCGCAAGAATCGCCGAAGGCGTTTGCGGAGGCGGTGATGGCGTTTTATCGAAAGTGA
- the lpdA gene encoding dihydrolipoyl dehydrogenase, which yields MATYDLVIIGTGPGGYVCAIRAAQLGMKVAVVEKNATLGGTCLNIGCMPSKALLHASEMFEEAGHGFAKMGIKVAAPEIDLPQMMVFKQQGIDGNVKGVEFLMKKNKVDVVMGLGRVLGTGKVEVKAADGKTQVLETKNIVIATGSDVTRLKGIEIDEKRIVSSTGALSLDKVPEKMIVVGAGVIGLELGSVWRRLGAEVIVVEFLDRILPGMDGEVGKSFQRILEKQGFAFKLGAKVTSIDSSGQRLKAQVEPAAGGAAETMEADVILVAVGRIPYTEGLGLKEAGVALDERGRIKTDAHFASSVPGIFAIGDVVVGPMLAHKAEDEGVACAEILAGQAGHVNYGVIPGVVYTTPEVASVGKTEEELKQAGVAYTVGKFPFTANGRAKVNQSTDGFVKILADAKTDRVLGVHIIGLEAGELIHEACVLMEFGGSAEDLARTCHAHPTRSEAVKEAAFAVAKRAIHM from the coding sequence ATGGCCACCTATGATCTCGTTATTATCGGCACCGGTCCCGGCGGCTATGTCTGCGCGATCCGCGCAGCACAACTCGGCATGAAGGTCGCGGTCGTCGAAAAGAACGCCACGCTCGGCGGCACCTGCCTGAACATCGGCTGCATGCCGTCGAAGGCGTTGCTGCACGCCTCCGAAATGTTCGAAGAGGCCGGTCACGGCTTCGCCAAGATGGGCATCAAGGTCGCCGCGCCGGAAATCGACCTGCCGCAGATGATGGTCTTCAAGCAGCAGGGCATCGACGGCAACGTCAAGGGCGTCGAGTTCCTGATGAAGAAGAACAAGGTCGACGTGGTGATGGGCCTTGGCCGCGTGCTGGGCACCGGCAAGGTCGAGGTCAAGGCGGCCGACGGCAAGACCCAAGTGCTGGAAACCAAGAACATCGTGATCGCCACCGGCTCCGACGTGACAAGGCTGAAGGGAATCGAGATCGACGAGAAGCGCATCGTGTCGTCGACCGGCGCGCTGTCGCTCGACAAGGTGCCGGAGAAGATGATCGTGGTCGGCGCCGGCGTGATCGGCCTCGAACTCGGCTCGGTGTGGCGCCGGCTCGGCGCCGAAGTGATCGTGGTGGAATTCCTCGACCGCATCCTGCCCGGCATGGACGGCGAGGTAGGCAAGTCGTTCCAGCGCATCCTGGAAAAGCAGGGTTTTGCGTTCAAGCTCGGCGCCAAGGTCACCAGCATCGATTCGTCGGGCCAGCGGCTGAAGGCACAGGTCGAACCGGCTGCCGGCGGCGCCGCTGAAACCATGGAAGCCGACGTCATTCTCGTGGCGGTTGGCCGCATCCCCTACACCGAGGGCCTCGGGCTCAAGGAAGCCGGCGTGGCGCTCGACGAGCGCGGCCGGATCAAGACCGACGCGCATTTCGCCTCCAGCGTGCCCGGCATCTTCGCCATCGGTGACGTCGTGGTCGGCCCGATGCTGGCGCACAAGGCGGAAGACGAAGGCGTCGCTTGCGCCGAGATCCTGGCCGGCCAGGCCGGTCATGTTAATTACGGGGTGATCCCCGGCGTCGTCTACACGACGCCGGAAGTCGCGTCAGTGGGCAAGACCGAGGAGGAGTTGAAGCAGGCCGGCGTCGCCTATACCGTCGGCAAGTTCCCGTTCACCGCCAACGGCCGCGCCAAGGTCAACCAGAGCACCGACGGTTTCGTGAAAATTCTTGCCGATGCCAAGACCGACCGCGTGCTCGGCGTTCACATCATCGGCCTCGAGGCCGGCGAGTTGATCCACGAGGCCTGCGTGCTGATGGAATTCGGCGGTTCCGCCGAGGATCTGGCGCGGACCTGCCATGCTCATCCGACCCGCTCCGAGGCCGTTAAGGAAGCGGCATTTGCAGTGGCCAAGCGCGCTATCCATATGTGA
- a CDS encoding SDR family oxidoreductase encodes MTDMVVIITGGSRGIGRAAALKAAAAGFKVVVGYASNEAAANDVVAAIEATNGKAIAVKCDVGVEADILALFKSADAFGPLGALVNNAGIVGPSIRVEDMTAERITRMLAVNVTGSFLCAREAVKRMSTKHGGAGGVIVNLSSAAAKLGSANTYVDYAASKGAIDTFTVGLAQEVAAEGIRVVGIRPGLIDTEIHASGGDADRARRLAHNVPMQRVGTADEVANAIVWLLSDEASYVTASILDVSGGR; translated from the coding sequence ATGACCGACATGGTCGTCATCATCACGGGCGGGAGCCGAGGCATCGGCCGCGCCGCTGCGCTGAAAGCCGCCGCTGCCGGCTTCAAAGTGGTCGTCGGCTACGCCAGCAATGAAGCCGCCGCCAACGACGTCGTTGCCGCCATCGAAGCAACCAACGGAAAAGCCATCGCCGTGAAATGCGACGTCGGCGTCGAGGCCGACATCCTCGCGCTGTTCAAGTCGGCCGACGCCTTCGGCCCGCTCGGCGCGCTGGTCAACAATGCCGGCATTGTCGGCCCCTCCATCCGCGTCGAGGACATGACCGCCGAGCGCATCACGCGCATGCTGGCGGTCAACGTCACCGGAAGCTTCCTGTGCGCGCGCGAGGCGGTGAAGCGGATGTCGACGAAACATGGCGGCGCGGGTGGCGTGATCGTCAACCTGTCGTCGGCGGCCGCCAAGCTCGGCTCCGCCAATACCTATGTCGACTATGCCGCCTCCAAGGGCGCTATCGATACGTTCACCGTGGGCCTTGCCCAGGAAGTAGCCGCCGAGGGCATTCGCGTGGTCGGCATCCGGCCCGGCCTGATCGATACCGAGATCCACGCCTCCGGGGGCGACGCCGACCGCGCCCGTCGCCTCGCCCATAACGTGCCGATGCAGCGCGTCGGCACCGCCGACGAAGTCGCCAATGCCATCGTCTGGCTTTTGTCCGACGAGGCGTCCTACGTCACCGCTTCCATTCTCGACGTGTCCGGTGGCCGCTAG
- the odhB gene encoding 2-oxoglutarate dehydrogenase complex dihydrolipoyllysine-residue succinyltransferase — MTEIRVPTLGESVTEATIGKWFKKAGDAVAVDEPLVELETDKVTIEVPAPSAGILGEIIAKDGETVAVGALLGQITDGAAGAKPAAAPAAAPAPAKAAAAAPAAATPAPSQKSPPADAPLAPSVRKISAESGVDAAGVAGSGKDGRVTKGDMLAAIEKAASAPTPVSQPAAAVQVRAPSPADDAAREERVKMTRLRLTIARRLKEVQNTAAMLTTFNEVDMSHIMAMRSQYKDVFEKKHGTKLGFMGFFTKACVQALKDIPSVNAEIDGTDLIYKNYYHVGVAVGTDKGLVVPVVRDCDGKSISDIEKTIADFGRRARDGQLKIDEMQGGTFTITNGGIYGSLMSTPILNAPQSAILGMHKIQERPVVVAGKIEIRPMMYLALSYDHRVIDGKEAVTFLVRVKESLEDPARLVLDL; from the coding sequence ATGACTGAAATTCGCGTTCCCACGCTCGGCGAATCCGTGACCGAAGCCACCATCGGGAAATGGTTCAAGAAGGCCGGTGATGCCGTCGCTGTCGACGAGCCCTTGGTCGAACTCGAAACCGACAAGGTGACGATCGAAGTGCCGGCGCCGTCCGCAGGCATTCTCGGCGAGATCATCGCCAAGGACGGCGAGACCGTCGCGGTCGGCGCCCTGCTCGGCCAGATCACCGATGGCGCCGCTGGTGCCAAGCCGGCTGCTGCGCCTGCCGCCGCACCGGCACCCGCCAAGGCCGCTGCTGCAGCGCCTGCGGCTGCTACTCCCGCGCCCTCCCAGAAGAGCCCGCCGGCCGATGCGCCGCTGGCGCCGTCGGTTCGCAAGATTTCCGCCGAGAGCGGCGTCGATGCCGCCGGCGTGGCCGGCTCCGGCAAGGACGGCCGCGTCACCAAGGGCGACATGCTGGCCGCGATCGAGAAGGCCGCGTCGGCGCCGACCCCGGTCAGCCAGCCGGCGGCCGCCGTGCAGGTCCGCGCGCCGTCGCCTGCCGACGACGCCGCCCGCGAAGAGCGCGTCAAGATGACCCGGCTGCGCCTGACCATCGCACGCCGCCTCAAGGAGGTGCAGAACACCGCCGCCATGCTCACGACCTTCAACGAGGTCGACATGAGCCACATCATGGCGATGCGCAGCCAGTACAAGGATGTGTTCGAGAAGAAGCACGGCACCAAGCTCGGCTTCATGGGCTTCTTCACCAAGGCCTGCGTGCAGGCGCTGAAGGACATCCCGTCGGTGAACGCCGAGATCGACGGCACCGACCTGATCTACAAGAACTACTATCACGTCGGCGTCGCGGTCGGCACCGACAAGGGCCTGGTAGTCCCGGTGGTGCGCGATTGCGACGGCAAGTCGATTTCGGATATCGAAAAGACCATCGCCGATTTCGGTCGCCGGGCCCGCGACGGCCAGCTCAAGATTGACGAAATGCAGGGCGGCACCTTCACCATCACCAATGGCGGCATCTACGGCTCCTTGATGTCGACGCCGATCCTGAACGCGCCGCAATCAGCCATCCTCGGCATGCACAAGATCCAGGAGCGCCCGGTGGTGGTCGCCGGCAAGATCGAGATCCGCCCGATGATGTATCTGGCGCTGAGCTACGATCACCGCGTCATCGACGGCAAGGAAGCCGTCACCTTCCTGGTCCGCGTCAAGGAAAGCCTGGAAGATCCGGCCCGTCTGGTGCTGGATCTCTGA
- a CDS encoding 2-oxoglutarate dehydrogenase E1 component, whose translation MSRQDANAAFALSSFLQGANATYIDELYARYEKDPSSVDTEWQEFFKSLKDAPADVQANAEGPSWEKANWPVLPNDDLTSAMDGNWAQVEKAVGAKLAAKASAGSAKPGAAAPTGDINQATRDSVRALMLIRAFRMRGHFHANLDPLGIEGQKDHEELDPRSYGFTDADYDRKIFLDHVLGLEYGTLREIVAICQRTYCQTLGVEFMHISNRAQKAWIQERIEGPDKEISFTREGRRAILQKLVEADGFEKFCDVKFTGTKRFGLDGGESLIPALEQIIKRGGNLGVRDIVVGMPHRGRLNVLTQVMGKPHRALFHEFKGGSANPDEVEGSGDVKYHLGASSDREFDQNKIHLSLTANPSHLEIVDPVVLGKVRAKQDQNGDPPDARISVLPLLMHGDAAFAGQGVVAECFALSDLKGYRTGGSIHFIVNNQIGFTTYPRYSRSSPYPSDVAKMIDAPIFHVNGDDPEAVVFAAKIAIEFRQKFHKPVVIDMFCYRRHGHNEGDEPAFTQPVMYKNIATHASTLELYSKRLVADGVMTQGEIDKAKADWRARLDAELEAGAGYKPNKADWLDGKWAGFKSADQEEDPRRGITGVDVAKLREIGTKITKVPDGFRIHKTAQRFLDTRAKAIESGNNIDWATGEALAFCTLIEDGHHVRLSGQDSERGTFSQRHSVLFDQEDESRYTPFNHLGPDKGHYEVINSLLSEVAVLGFEYGYSLAEPNALTIWEAQFGDFANGAQVVFDQFISSGERKWLRMSGLVCMLPHGYEGQGPEHSSARLERFLQMAAEDNMQVVYATTPANFFHVLRRQLKREIRKPLILMTPKSLLRHKRAVSKLDELGAGTTFHRILFDDAEKLPDEKIKLKPDAKIRRVVLCSGKVYYDLYEEREKRGADDIYLLRIEQLYPVPLKALVQELSRFKGAEVVWCQEEPRNMGAWHFIEPYLEWVLNQINATHKRPRYAGRAASAATATGLMSKHLAQLKAFLDDALS comes from the coding sequence ATGTCTCGCCAGGACGCGAATGCCGCTTTTGCCCTCTCTTCATTTTTGCAGGGCGCAAATGCCACGTATATCGACGAACTGTATGCCCGTTACGAAAAGGACCCCTCCTCGGTCGATACCGAGTGGCAGGAGTTCTTCAAGAGCCTGAAGGACGCGCCCGCCGACGTCCAGGCGAATGCCGAGGGCCCGTCCTGGGAGAAGGCCAACTGGCCGGTGCTTCCCAATGACGACCTGACCTCCGCGATGGACGGCAACTGGGCGCAGGTCGAGAAGGCCGTCGGCGCCAAGCTGGCCGCCAAGGCGTCGGCGGGTTCCGCCAAGCCCGGCGCGGCAGCCCCGACCGGCGACATCAACCAGGCGACCCGCGATTCGGTGCGCGCCTTGATGCTGATCCGCGCCTTCCGCATGCGCGGCCACTTCCATGCCAATCTCGATCCGCTGGGTATCGAAGGCCAGAAGGACCATGAGGAGCTCGATCCGCGCTCCTACGGCTTCACCGATGCCGACTATGATCGCAAGATCTTCCTCGATCACGTGCTCGGCCTCGAATACGGCACGCTGCGCGAGATCGTCGCGATCTGCCAGCGCACCTACTGCCAGACGCTCGGCGTCGAATTCATGCACATCTCGAACCGGGCGCAGAAGGCCTGGATCCAGGAACGCATCGAAGGCCCGGACAAGGAAATCTCCTTCACCCGCGAAGGTCGCCGCGCCATCCTGCAGAAGCTGGTCGAGGCCGACGGCTTCGAGAAGTTCTGCGACGTCAAGTTCACCGGCACCAAGCGGTTCGGCCTCGACGGCGGGGAATCGCTGATCCCGGCGCTGGAGCAGATCATCAAGCGCGGCGGCAATCTCGGCGTCCGCGACATCGTGGTCGGCATGCCGCATCGCGGCCGCCTCAACGTGCTGACCCAGGTGATGGGCAAGCCGCACCGCGCGCTGTTCCATGAATTCAAGGGCGGCTCTGCCAATCCCGACGAGGTCGAAGGCTCCGGCGACGTCAAGTATCATCTCGGCGCGTCGTCCGACCGCGAGTTCGACCAGAACAAGATCCATCTGTCGCTGACCGCCAACCCGTCGCATCTCGAGATCGTCGATCCGGTCGTGCTCGGCAAGGTCCGCGCCAAGCAGGACCAGAACGGCGATCCGCCGGATGCGCGCATCTCGGTGCTGCCGCTGCTGATGCATGGCGACGCGGCGTTCGCAGGCCAGGGCGTGGTCGCGGAATGTTTCGCATTGTCGGACCTGAAGGGCTACCGCACCGGCGGTTCGATCCACTTCATCGTCAACAACCAGATCGGCTTCACGACCTATCCGCGCTATTCGCGCTCCTCGCCCTACCCGTCGGATGTGGCGAAGATGATCGATGCGCCGATCTTCCACGTCAACGGCGACGATCCGGAAGCCGTGGTGTTCGCCGCCAAGATCGCGATCGAATTCCGGCAGAAATTCCACAAGCCCGTCGTCATCGACATGTTCTGCTACCGCCGCCACGGCCATAACGAAGGCGACGAGCCGGCATTCACCCAGCCGGTGATGTACAAGAACATCGCGACGCATGCCTCGACGCTGGAGCTATATTCCAAGCGGCTCGTCGCCGACGGTGTGATGACGCAGGGCGAGATCGACAAGGCGAAGGCCGACTGGCGCGCCCGTCTCGATGCCGAGCTCGAAGCCGGCGCCGGCTACAAGCCGAACAAGGCCGACTGGCTCGACGGCAAGTGGGCGGGCTTCAAGTCCGCCGACCAGGAAGAAGATCCGCGCCGCGGCATCACCGGCGTCGACGTCGCCAAGCTGCGCGAGATCGGCACCAAGATCACCAAGGTGCCGGACGGTTTCCGCATCCACAAGACGGCGCAGCGCTTCCTCGACACCCGCGCCAAGGCGATCGAGAGCGGCAACAACATCGACTGGGCGACCGGCGAGGCGCTGGCGTTCTGCACCCTGATCGAGGATGGCCATCACGTGCGTCTGTCCGGCCAGGATTCGGAGCGCGGCACCTTCTCGCAGCGCCATTCGGTGCTGTTCGACCAGGAAGACGAGAGCCGCTACACGCCGTTCAACCATCTCGGCCCCGATAAGGGCCATTATGAAGTCATCAACTCGCTATTGTCGGAAGTCGCGGTGCTCGGCTTCGAATATGGCTACTCGCTGGCCGAGCCGAACGCGCTGACAATCTGGGAAGCGCAGTTCGGCGATTTCGCCAACGGCGCGCAGGTGGTGTTCGACCAGTTCATCTCGTCCGGCGAACGCAAGTGGCTGCGCATGTCGGGCCTGGTCTGCATGCTGCCGCACGGCTATGAGGGCCAGGGGCCGGAGCATTCCTCCGCGCGCCTCGAGCGCTTCCTGCAGATGGCGGCGGAAGACAACATGCAGGTGGTCTACGCCACCACGCCGGCGAACTTCTTCCACGTGCTGCGCCGCCAGCTCAAGCGCGAGATCCGCAAGCCGCTGATCCTGATGACGCCGAAGTCGCTGCTGCGCCACAAGCGCGCGGTCTCGAAGCTCGACGAACTCGGCGCCGGCACCACCTTCCACCGCATCCTGTTCGACGATGCGGAGAAGCTGCCGGACGAGAAGATCAAGCTCAAGCCCGACGCCAAGATCCGTCGCGTCGTGCTGTGCTCCGGCAAGGTCTATTACGACCTCTACGAGGAGCGCGAGAAGCGCGGCGCCGACGACATCTATTTGCTGCGCATCGAGCAGCTGTATCCGGTGCCGCTCAAGGCGCTGGTGCAGGAGCTCAGCCGCTTCAAGGGCGCCGAGGTGGTGTGGTGCCAGGAAGAGCCGCGCAACATGGGCGCGTGGCACTTCATCGAACCCTATCTCGAATGGGTGCTGAACCAGATCAATGCCACCCACAAGCGCCCGCGCTATGCCGGACGCGCGGCCTCCGCGGCCACTGCCACCGGCCTGATGTCGAAGCATCTCGCCCAGCTCAAGGCCTTCCTCGACGACGCCCTGAGCTAA
- a CDS encoding TetR/AcrR family transcriptional regulator, whose product MTDAIPHDAEITVPHVSPRGRLMDAATRLFCKNGINATGIDAIVAEAGTAKTTLYKIFKSKSDLVEAVLEAEGKVWRNWFIASIEAAKTPRAKLDSIFPVLKKWFGEQGYYGCVFINAVGEHPKDETRLRALTMTHKAFVLGHIAGLARAAGAARPEALAHQIGLLMDGAIVAAMVTRDPGVADAAGMAAQALLDDACGRVSAKRSRRSALQGDAAALARETLSPVE is encoded by the coding sequence ATGACCGATGCGATCCCGCATGACGCCGAGATCACCGTCCCGCATGTGTCGCCGCGCGGCCGGCTGATGGATGCGGCGACCCGGCTGTTCTGCAAGAACGGCATCAATGCCACCGGGATCGACGCCATCGTCGCCGAAGCCGGCACCGCCAAGACCACCCTTTACAAGATCTTCAAGTCCAAGAGCGATCTGGTCGAGGCCGTGCTCGAAGCCGAGGGCAAGGTCTGGCGCAACTGGTTCATCGCCAGCATCGAAGCCGCGAAAACACCGCGGGCCAAGCTCGATTCGATCTTCCCGGTGTTGAAGAAGTGGTTCGGCGAACAGGGTTATTACGGCTGCGTCTTCATCAATGCGGTCGGCGAACACCCCAAGGACGAGACCCGGTTGCGCGCCCTCACCATGACCCATAAAGCCTTCGTGCTCGGCCACATCGCCGGCCTGGCCCGCGCCGCCGGCGCCGCGCGACCGGAGGCCCTGGCCCATCAGATCGGCCTGTTGATGGACGGCGCCATCGTGGCCGCCATGGTGACCCGCGACCCCGGCGTGGCGGACGCCGCCGGGATGGCCGCGCAGGCCCTGCTCGATGACGCCTGCGGCCGCGTGTCAGCCAAGCGTTCCCGGCGCAGTGCGCTGCAGGGCGACGCTGCAGCATTGGCCCGCGAAACCCTTAGCCCGGTTGAGTAA
- a CDS encoding OsmC family protein, which translates to MTAVAAKTVLTGCLAPIDKGGLEQLIANGKANPNVIKTLKCKTVAEGKFRHANYIRNLPPYIVDEPPALLGDDTAPNPSEASLAALGSCIAVGLHANAVHRGWIVNKLELQLEGDLNITAVWGTGDVSEKPVGFTDVRIKVDMECDGVPQAEIDALIDHVKKWSPVANTFTRPVNLEVSA; encoded by the coding sequence ATGACCGCTGTTGCCGCAAAGACCGTGCTGACCGGCTGCCTGGCGCCGATCGACAAAGGCGGGCTCGAACAGTTGATCGCCAACGGCAAGGCCAATCCCAACGTCATCAAGACGCTGAAGTGCAAGACGGTGGCCGAGGGCAAGTTCCGCCACGCCAATTATATCCGCAACCTGCCGCCCTATATCGTCGATGAGCCGCCGGCGCTGCTCGGCGACGACACCGCGCCGAATCCGTCGGAAGCCTCGCTGGCCGCGCTGGGCTCGTGCATCGCGGTTGGCCTGCACGCCAATGCCGTGCACCGCGGCTGGATCGTCAACAAGCTCGAATTGCAGCTCGAGGGCGACCTCAACATCACCGCGGTGTGGGGCACCGGCGACGTCAGCGAGAAGCCGGTCGGTTTCACCGACGTCCGCATCAAGGTCGACATGGAATGCGATGGCGTTCCGCAGGCCGAGATCGACGCGCTGATCGACCACGTCAAGAAATGGAGCCCGGTCGCCAACACCTTCACCCGCCCGGTCAATCTCGAGGTCTCCGCGTAA
- a CDS encoding acyl-CoA dehydrogenase family protein: MTTMAALRNADKVEQQTVSFFEGVASLARSELTPILQQIDDGEIFPDKAMRCFGEIGAWSAHADLRDTIGGISAIAEICGATAFMAWCQDTLVWYILNSDNAALKAKFLDRAESGQLLGGTGLSNPMKSFFGIEKLKLKGRRVDGGYIVRGALPWVSNLGPDHLFGTIFELEDGSDKVMFLVDCADPAVTLTPCQPFLAMDGTGTYGVQLRDVFIPDDQVLAASAMPFVKKIRAGFILMQMGMGLGLVRDCIELMQGVKPALAHVNCYLPQQPEDFAAVLAELEGATMRLAATPFDTSNAYWREVVELRLRAGDAAVAAAHAAMLHCGARGYLKSHAAQRRLREAYFVAIVTPATKQLRKMLADNAREHPGET; the protein is encoded by the coding sequence ATGACCACGATGGCTGCGCTGCGAAACGCCGACAAGGTTGAGCAGCAGACCGTTTCGTTCTTCGAAGGGGTCGCGTCGCTGGCACGGTCCGAGCTGACGCCGATCCTGCAGCAGATCGACGACGGCGAAATCTTTCCGGACAAAGCGATGCGCTGCTTCGGCGAGATCGGCGCCTGGTCCGCGCATGCCGACCTGCGAGACACCATCGGCGGCATCTCGGCGATCGCCGAAATCTGCGGCGCCACCGCCTTCATGGCGTGGTGCCAGGACACGTTGGTCTGGTACATCCTCAATTCCGACAATGCCGCGCTGAAGGCGAAATTTCTCGACCGCGCCGAAAGCGGCCAACTGCTCGGCGGCACCGGGCTGTCGAATCCGATGAAGAGCTTCTTCGGCATCGAGAAGCTCAAGCTGAAAGGCCGCCGCGTGGACGGCGGCTACATCGTGCGCGGCGCGCTGCCGTGGGTGTCCAATCTCGGCCCCGACCATCTGTTCGGCACCATCTTCGAACTCGAGGATGGCTCCGACAAGGTGATGTTCCTGGTCGACTGTGCCGATCCCGCTGTCACGCTGACGCCATGCCAGCCGTTCCTGGCGATGGACGGCACCGGCACCTACGGCGTGCAGCTCCGCGACGTCTTCATTCCCGACGATCAGGTGCTGGCCGCCTCCGCGATGCCGTTCGTCAAGAAAATCCGCGCCGGCTTCATCCTGATGCAGATGGGCATGGGGCTGGGGCTGGTGCGCGACTGCATCGAACTGATGCAGGGCGTGAAGCCCGCGTTGGCACACGTCAACTGCTATCTGCCGCAGCAGCCCGAGGATTTCGCCGCCGTGCTGGCCGAACTCGAAGGCGCGACGATGCGGCTCGCCGCCACGCCGTTTGATACCAGCAACGCCTACTGGCGCGAGGTGGTCGAGCTCAGGCTGCGTGCCGGCGATGCCGCGGTGGCCGCGGCGCATGCCGCGATGCTGCATTGTGGCGCGCGCGGCTATCTGAAATCGCACGCCGCCCAGCGGCGGCTGCGCGAAGCGTATTTCGTGGCGATCGTCACCCCCGCCACCAAGCAACTCAGAAAAATGCTCGCAGACAATGCGCGCGAACATCCGGGAGAGACCTGA
- a CDS encoding sulfurtransferase, giving the protein MADILISADELVPFMTSEPCVIIDTRNPDAYAAGHVPCAVNLHEIFTFLATSTPEGMEELKKKFADAFGGAGLSGAETAVIYEQSMNSGFGQSCRGYFLLEFLGYPKIKVLHGGYDAWTQKGLPTTTDMPTPVPAAFKVRPEAGSILIDAVTMQAALGNPSIALLDVRDVDEWIGESSSPYGRDFCPRMGRIPGAVWIEWYRMMKPTSEGPRFKSKNEILAECATVGITPSTTVYLYCFKGARASNTFLALKNAGVMDVRMYFGSWNEWSRDSKYPIEEGLPVVGDKQLQAAE; this is encoded by the coding sequence ATGGCTGACATCCTGATTTCCGCAGACGAACTCGTCCCCTTCATGACGTCCGAACCTTGCGTGATCATCGATACGCGCAATCCTGACGCCTACGCCGCCGGCCACGTCCCCTGCGCCGTCAATCTGCACGAGATCTTCACCTTCCTCGCGACCTCGACCCCCGAGGGCATGGAAGAACTCAAGAAGAAATTCGCCGACGCCTTCGGCGGCGCCGGCCTGTCGGGCGCCGAGACCGCGGTGATCTACGAGCAGTCCATGAACTCCGGCTTCGGCCAGTCCTGCCGCGGCTACTTCCTGCTGGAATTTTTGGGCTACCCGAAGATCAAGGTGCTGCACGGCGGCTATGACGCCTGGACCCAGAAGGGCCTGCCGACCACCACCGACATGCCCACCCCCGTGCCCGCCGCGTTCAAGGTCAGACCGGAGGCCGGCTCCATCCTGATCGATGCCGTGACCATGCAGGCGGCACTCGGCAATCCCTCGATCGCGTTGCTCGACGTTCGCGACGTCGATGAATGGATCGGCGAGAGCTCATCGCCTTACGGTCGCGATTTCTGCCCGCGGATGGGCCGGATCCCCGGCGCGGTCTGGATCGAATGGTACCGCATGATGAAGCCGACCTCGGAGGGCCCGCGCTTCAAGTCGAAGAACGAGATTCTGGCCGAATGCGCCACGGTCGGCATCACGCCGAGCACGACCGTCTACCTCTACTGCTTCAAGGGCGCGCGTGCCTCGAACACCTTCCTGGCGCTGAAGAACGCCGGCGTGATGGACGTGCGGATGTATTTCGGCTCCTGGAACGAATGGAGCCGCGATAGCAAATACCCGATCGAGGAAGGCCTGCCGGTTGTCGGCGACAAGCAGTTGCAGGCGGCGGAGTAG